In a genomic window of Meleagris gallopavo isolate NT-WF06-2002-E0010 breed Aviagen turkey brand Nicholas breeding stock chromosome 1, Turkey_5.1, whole genome shotgun sequence:
- the LOC100544276 gene encoding protein POLR1D isoform X1 → MEEDPELERKAVEELLKEAKRGRTRAETMGAMGWLKCPLAGANKRFLINTIKNTLPSQKEQDQEREQKEVSKEPEPNKSRKEEKPKKHRIHPYTPSFQSRRRVSYSPPRHRSRSQHTKDKYEKRSSKR, encoded by the exons GAAGGCTGTGGAAGAGTTACTGAAGGAGGCAAAACGTGGGAGAACCAGAGCTGAAACAATGGGAGCGATGGGCTG GTTGAAATGTCCTCTTGCTGGTGCAAACAAAAGATTTCTTATTAATACCATCAAAAACACATTACCGTCTCAGAAAGAACAAGACCAAGAACGTGAGCAAAAGGAAGTCAGCAAGGAGCCAGAGccaaacaaaagcaggaaagaagaaaaaccaaagaaacacagaattcaCCCATACACACCCAGCTTTCAGTCCAGAAGGAGAGTCAGCTACTCTCCTCCTAGGCACCGAAGCAGGAGCCAGCACACAAAGGATAAGTATGAAAAGCGATCTAGCAAACGGTGA
- the LOC100544276 gene encoding protein POLR1D isoform X2 produces the protein MGMEWKAVEELLKEAKRGRTRAETMGAMGWLKCPLAGANKRFLINTIKNTLPSQKEQDQEREQKEVSKEPEPNKSRKEEKPKKHRIHPYTPSFQSRRRVSYSPPRHRSRSQHTKDKYEKRSSKR, from the exons ATGGGCATGGAATG GAAGGCTGTGGAAGAGTTACTGAAGGAGGCAAAACGTGGGAGAACCAGAGCTGAAACAATGGGAGCGATGGGCTG GTTGAAATGTCCTCTTGCTGGTGCAAACAAAAGATTTCTTATTAATACCATCAAAAACACATTACCGTCTCAGAAAGAACAAGACCAAGAACGTGAGCAAAAGGAAGTCAGCAAGGAGCCAGAGccaaacaaaagcaggaaagaagaaaaaccaaagaaacacagaattcaCCCATACACACCCAGCTTTCAGTCCAGAAGGAGAGTCAGCTACTCTCCTCCTAGGCACCGAAGCAGGAGCCAGCACACAAAGGATAAGTATGAAAAGCGATCTAGCAAACGGTGA